From one Streptomyces sp. Q6 genomic stretch:
- a CDS encoding LLM class flavin-dependent oxidoreductase — translation MTSTGHAGKQIHLAAHFPGVNNTTVWADPRSKSQIDFSSFEHLARTAERGLFDFFFLAEGLRLREHKGRVHDLDVVGRPESITVLNALAAVTDRLGLAATVNATFNEPYEIARRFASLDHLSGGRAAWNVVTSSDAFTGENFRRGGYLDRADRYTRAAEFVATAREVWDAGSERPFSHHGRHFSIEGDAGVPRPPQGHPVVIQAGDSAEGREFAASAADVIFTRHGTLEAGREFYADVKARLAAYGRTPDDLKIMPGVTFVLGDSAAEAQEKAAEIRRQQVSPQNALLTLEQVWGVDLSSYDPDGPLPDIDPVVGSGLSQGRTHRGDVLEVAEKWRELSRAKGLSIRQTVIETTSRQSFIGTPETVAAELDAFVQGGAADGFILVPHLTPGGLDEFVDRVVPLLQERGVFRTEYTGTTLRSHLGLRTPAPAHFEGTLTA, via the coding sequence ATGACCTCAACAGGCCATGCAGGCAAGCAGATTCATCTCGCCGCCCATTTCCCGGGCGTCAACAACACCACCGTGTGGGCCGACCCCCGCTCGAAGTCGCAGATCGACTTCTCCTCCTTCGAGCACCTCGCCCGCACCGCCGAGCGCGGCCTCTTCGACTTCTTCTTCCTCGCCGAGGGGCTGCGCCTGCGCGAGCACAAGGGGCGCGTGCACGACCTCGACGTCGTCGGCAGGCCCGAGTCGATTACCGTCCTGAACGCGCTCGCGGCCGTCACGGACCGGCTCGGGCTCGCCGCCACCGTCAACGCGACGTTCAACGAGCCGTACGAGATCGCCCGCCGCTTCGCCTCCCTCGACCATCTCAGCGGCGGTCGCGCCGCGTGGAACGTGGTGACGTCCTCCGACGCGTTCACCGGCGAGAACTTCCGGCGCGGCGGCTATCTCGACCGCGCCGACCGCTACACCCGCGCCGCCGAGTTCGTCGCGACGGCACGCGAGGTGTGGGACGCGGGGAGCGAGCGTCCCTTCAGCCACCACGGCCGGCACTTCTCGATCGAGGGCGACGCCGGGGTGCCGCGCCCGCCGCAGGGCCACCCCGTCGTCATCCAGGCCGGCGACTCCGCCGAGGGCCGCGAGTTCGCCGCGTCCGCCGCCGACGTCATCTTCACCCGGCACGGCACCCTGGAGGCCGGACGCGAGTTCTACGCCGATGTGAAGGCGCGGCTCGCGGCGTACGGCCGTACACCCGACGACCTCAAGATCATGCCGGGTGTGACGTTCGTGCTCGGCGACTCCGCCGCCGAGGCGCAGGAGAAGGCCGCCGAGATCCGCCGTCAGCAGGTCTCGCCGCAGAACGCGCTGCTCACCCTGGAGCAGGTGTGGGGCGTCGACCTGTCCTCGTACGACCCGGACGGGCCGCTGCCCGACATCGACCCGGTGGTCGGATCCGGCCTGTCCCAGGGGCGCACGCACCGCGGTGACGTGCTCGAAGTCGCCGAGAAATGGCGGGAGTTGTCCCGCGCCAAGGGTCTGTCCATCCGGCAGACCGTCATCGAGACGACCAGCAGGCAGTCGTTCATCGGGACGCCGGAGACGGTGGCGGCCGAGCTCGACGCGTTCGTTCAGGGCGGCGCCGCCGACGGGTTCATCCTCGTACCGCATCTGACGCCCGGCGGCCTCGACGAGTTCGTCGACCGGGTCGTGCCGCTGCTCCAGGAGCGCGGCGTGTTCCGCACGGAATACACGGGCACCACCTTGCGCTCCCATCTGGGACTGCGGACCCCCGCACCCGCGCACTTCGAAGGGACCCTCACCGCATGA
- a CDS encoding ABC transporter substrate-binding protein, whose product MRPTTLTSTFALITVATLGLTACGSGDAATNDAAPAAARNDKIPTKDVVSAVTEDPASVKLLPADVRKSGTLKIAVSVGGNPPGSVYLPDGKTVVGQDIDFANAVAKVLGLELDQEVASFEAILPALDSGKYDLGTGNFGVTDERRRTIDFVTYINDGQGFAVRKDSDLKKVTDLKQLCGLNVATGAGTTFEATLEENKKVCAQAGEKAYDVKTYAEPSAIWSSLQQGRSDVVMSTINGLRYAVAHQEGLKFLNEFHRLDVGFAFKKGTPYAPAFRSAVNKLIADGTYAKILAKWGTGASAIDRSEISPPEIKD is encoded by the coding sequence ATGCGCCCCACCACCCTGACGTCCACGTTCGCGCTGATCACCGTCGCCACGCTGGGCCTGACCGCGTGCGGCTCCGGTGACGCCGCGACGAACGACGCGGCACCCGCCGCCGCTCGCAACGACAAGATCCCCACGAAGGACGTGGTGTCGGCCGTCACCGAGGACCCCGCCTCGGTGAAGCTGCTGCCCGCCGACGTCCGCAAGAGCGGCACCCTCAAGATCGCCGTGAGCGTCGGCGGCAATCCGCCGGGCTCCGTGTACCTGCCGGACGGGAAGACGGTCGTCGGCCAGGACATCGACTTCGCGAACGCGGTCGCCAAGGTGCTCGGTCTCGAACTGGACCAGGAGGTCGCGAGCTTCGAGGCGATCCTGCCGGCGCTGGACAGCGGCAAGTACGACCTGGGCACGGGCAATTTCGGTGTCACGGACGAGCGCCGCAGGACGATCGACTTCGTCACGTACATCAACGACGGCCAGGGCTTCGCCGTCCGCAAGGACAGCGACCTGAAGAAGGTCACGGACCTGAAGCAGCTGTGCGGCCTGAACGTGGCGACGGGCGCGGGCACCACGTTCGAGGCGACGCTGGAGGAGAACAAGAAGGTCTGCGCACAGGCGGGCGAGAAGGCCTACGACGTGAAGACGTACGCCGAGCCGAGCGCGATCTGGTCGTCCTTGCAGCAGGGCCGCTCCGACGTGGTGATGAGCACGATCAACGGCCTCCGGTACGCCGTCGCGCACCAGGAGGGCCTGAAGTTCCTCAACGAGTTCCACCGCCTGGACGTCGGCTTCGCCTTCAAGAAGGGCACGCCCTACGCTCCCGCGTTCCGGTCGGCGGTGAACAAGCTGATCGCCGACGGCACGTACGCCAAGATCCTGGCCAAGTGGGGCACGGGCGCTTCGGCGATCGACCGCTCGGAGATCTCCCCGCCGGAGATCAAGGACTAA
- a CDS encoding amino acid ABC transporter permease, translating into MSLTADPPLGKTAESPPAEDYARLKVVPVRHPWRWVAIAATAVLLAQFAHGLVTNPGWEWQVFGEFFTADVILKAVWTTLQLTFYGTALGFALGIVLAFMRLSRSRFLTTVAFGYIWAFRSIPLIVQLLFWFNLAYLYKELQFGIPFGPGFFSFDTMGLVGAMSAAVLGLALHQAAYAAEIVRGGVLAVDSGQLEAAAALGIPRLRQIRRIVLPQAMRSILPNAANEVISLFKGTSIVSVMAIGELFYQVQVIYGRNGRVVPLLMVATAWYVLLTSALSVVQYYVERHFSKGATR; encoded by the coding sequence ATGTCTCTGACCGCCGACCCACCCCTCGGCAAGACCGCCGAGTCGCCGCCCGCCGAGGACTACGCACGGCTGAAGGTCGTCCCCGTACGCCACCCCTGGCGCTGGGTCGCCATCGCCGCGACCGCCGTCCTGCTCGCCCAGTTCGCCCACGGCCTCGTCACCAACCCGGGCTGGGAATGGCAGGTGTTCGGCGAGTTCTTCACCGCCGACGTCATCCTCAAGGCCGTCTGGACCACCCTCCAACTCACCTTCTACGGAACGGCGCTGGGCTTCGCCCTCGGCATCGTCCTCGCCTTCATGCGGCTGTCGCGGAGCCGGTTCCTCACGACGGTGGCGTTCGGCTACATCTGGGCGTTCCGGTCCATCCCGCTGATCGTGCAGCTGCTGTTCTGGTTCAACCTGGCCTACCTGTACAAGGAGTTGCAGTTCGGCATCCCCTTCGGGCCCGGCTTCTTCTCCTTCGACACGATGGGGCTCGTCGGCGCGATGAGCGCGGCCGTCCTCGGACTCGCCCTGCACCAGGCCGCGTACGCCGCCGAGATCGTGCGCGGCGGTGTACTCGCCGTCGACAGCGGCCAGTTGGAGGCCGCGGCCGCCCTCGGCATCCCGCGCCTGCGGCAGATCCGGCGGATCGTGCTGCCCCAGGCGATGCGCTCGATCCTGCCGAACGCCGCCAACGAGGTCATCTCCCTCTTCAAGGGCACCTCGATCGTCTCCGTCATGGCGATCGGCGAACTCTTCTACCAGGTGCAGGTCATCTACGGCCGCAACGGCCGCGTGGTGCCCCTGCTCATGGTCGCCACCGCCTGGTACGTCCTGCTGACCAGCGCACTCTCCGTGGTCCAGTACTACGTGGAGCGCCACTTCTCGAAAGGTGCCACCCGATGA
- a CDS encoding amino acid ABC transporter permease yields MSSEALTKIPPAADAAGLPRIVPRRRVGQWITAGVLLVLLGLVVDSVLRNDAFQWDVVAEYFTTTSVLRGLGLTLWLTALVMALGFALGTLLAVMRLSANPVLRSVSWGYVWLFRSMPILVQLLFWFNIGALYPQLFGVKTVDLFGPVTVAIIGLTLHEAAYAAEVVRGGILSVDRGQIEAAQALGLSRYRRWRRIVLPQAMRSIVPPAGNMLIGTLKGTSIVSVIAVQDLLYSVQLVYHRTYQVIPLLLVATLWYVVVTSLLSVGQHYIERHYARGTQR; encoded by the coding sequence GTGTCCTCGGAGGCGCTCACCAAGATTCCGCCCGCCGCCGACGCGGCCGGCCTGCCCCGGATCGTCCCGCGCCGCCGCGTCGGCCAGTGGATCACCGCCGGTGTCCTGCTGGTCCTGCTCGGTCTCGTCGTCGACTCCGTCCTGCGCAACGACGCGTTCCAGTGGGACGTCGTCGCGGAGTACTTCACGACGACGTCCGTGCTGCGCGGGCTCGGCCTCACCCTGTGGCTGACCGCGCTCGTCATGGCCCTCGGCTTCGCCCTCGGCACCCTGCTCGCCGTCATGCGGCTGTCCGCCAACCCTGTACTCCGCTCGGTGAGTTGGGGGTACGTGTGGCTGTTCCGCTCGATGCCGATCCTGGTGCAGCTGCTGTTCTGGTTCAACATCGGCGCCCTCTACCCGCAGCTGTTCGGCGTGAAGACCGTCGACCTGTTCGGGCCCGTCACCGTCGCCATCATCGGACTGACCCTGCACGAGGCCGCGTACGCCGCCGAGGTCGTGCGCGGCGGCATCCTCTCCGTCGACCGCGGCCAGATCGAGGCCGCTCAGGCGCTCGGCCTCAGCCGCTACCGGCGCTGGCGCAGGATCGTGCTGCCGCAGGCCATGCGCTCCATCGTGCCGCCGGCCGGGAACATGCTCATCGGCACCCTCAAGGGCACCTCCATCGTCAGCGTCATCGCCGTGCAGGACCTGCTGTACTCCGTGCAGCTCGTCTACCACCGCACGTACCAGGTCATCCCGCTGCTGCTCGTCGCCACGCTCTGGTACGTCGTCGTCACCTCGCTGCTCAGCGTCGGACAGCACTACATCGAGCGGCACTACGCGCGCGGGACGCAGCGATGA
- a CDS encoding FAD/NAD(P)-binding protein — MSTELPARQSLVIVGAGPRGTGILERIAANSRDTEETLALDVHLVDPYAPGGGRIWRQEQSPLLWMNSEAQDVTMFTDDTVQVSGPVLPGPALHEWAGIGGRVFADRRRQGGYLRWVYEKAVADLPAGVVVHHHARRAVRVSGPRGGIQQVWLEGRARPLNADAVVLTQGHLDAELDDEQRELSAYAARHRLVHLPPDFTADSDLSALAPGQDVLVRGFGLAFVDLMVLLTEGRGGRYEGDRYIPSGREPVLYVGSRRGVPYHSKLGYDWDADAGERPPLPRFLGPAEIDELLARDGGFDFRRDVWPLIDKELGYAHYHRLFTAHPERTAVAWGDFEEKYAAAAPLSAELQALVASAVPDPADRLDLAALDHPLDGVRLSSSEELQDALRGYVTADLERRHDPEHSPDLAVFLGLLSVYGQLVRLGDVGTWWHGFFSYLASGPPGPRLRQLLALSRAGVVRFVGADMRVRAEGGVFRATSATVPGTVIEARALVEARLPQPTLARTRDRLLRTLHAEGAVSTPAGLLAVDPDDGRVLYRDGGAHPRRFALGPHTNARGAGAFTRPRTNSPSFRQNDATARAVLGLLRDLSCRATAA, encoded by the coding sequence ATGAGCACCGAACTGCCCGCGCGGCAGTCACTCGTCATCGTCGGAGCCGGGCCGCGGGGGACCGGCATCCTGGAACGCATCGCCGCCAACTCCCGGGACACCGAGGAGACGTTGGCGCTCGACGTGCATCTCGTCGACCCGTACGCGCCCGGCGGCGGACGCATCTGGCGGCAGGAGCAGTCGCCGCTGCTGTGGATGAACTCCGAGGCCCAGGACGTCACCATGTTCACCGACGACACCGTGCAGGTGTCCGGGCCCGTCCTGCCGGGACCCGCGCTGCACGAGTGGGCCGGGATCGGCGGACGCGTCTTCGCCGACCGGCGCCGCCAGGGCGGATATCTGCGCTGGGTGTACGAGAAGGCCGTCGCGGACCTGCCCGCCGGGGTCGTCGTGCACCACCACGCGCGGCGCGCGGTCCGGGTGAGCGGACCGCGCGGCGGCATCCAGCAGGTGTGGCTGGAGGGCAGGGCGCGACCGCTGAACGCCGATGCCGTCGTCCTCACCCAGGGCCACCTCGACGCCGAACTCGACGACGAACAGCGCGAGTTGAGCGCGTACGCCGCCCGGCACCGGCTTGTGCACCTGCCGCCGGACTTCACCGCGGACTCCGACCTGTCCGCCCTCGCGCCCGGCCAGGACGTCCTCGTCCGCGGCTTCGGGCTCGCCTTCGTCGACCTGATGGTGCTGCTCACGGAAGGACGCGGGGGCCGCTACGAAGGCGACCGGTACATCCCGTCGGGGCGCGAGCCCGTCCTGTACGTGGGGTCGCGGCGCGGCGTGCCGTACCACTCCAAGCTCGGCTACGACTGGGACGCCGACGCGGGGGAGCGACCCCCGCTGCCCCGCTTCCTGGGACCGGCCGAGATCGACGAGCTCCTCGCCCGGGACGGCGGCTTCGACTTCCGGCGCGACGTGTGGCCGCTCATCGACAAGGAGCTGGGCTACGCGCACTACCACCGCCTGTTCACCGCGCACCCCGAGCGCACCGCCGTCGCCTGGGGGGACTTCGAGGAGAAGTACGCCGCCGCCGCGCCGCTCAGCGCGGAGCTCCAGGCGCTCGTCGCCTCCGCCGTGCCCGATCCGGCCGACCGGCTCGACCTCGCCGCCCTCGACCACCCGCTCGACGGCGTACGGCTCTCCTCGTCCGAGGAGTTGCAGGACGCGCTGCGCGGCTACGTCACCGCCGACCTCGAACGCCGTCACGACCCGGAGCACAGCCCCGACCTGGCCGTCTTCCTCGGCCTGCTCTCCGTGTACGGGCAGCTCGTACGGCTCGGCGACGTCGGCACCTGGTGGCACGGCTTCTTCAGCTACCTGGCCTCCGGGCCGCCCGGACCCCGGCTGCGCCAACTGCTCGCGCTCTCCCGCGCCGGAGTGGTCCGCTTCGTCGGCGCCGACATGCGGGTCCGCGCCGAGGGCGGCGTGTTCCGCGCGACCAGCGCCACCGTGCCCGGCACGGTGATCGAGGCCCGCGCACTCGTCGAGGCCCGGCTGCCGCAGCCCACGCTCGCCCGCACCCGGGACCGGCTCCTTCGCACCCTCCACGCGGAGGGCGCCGTCTCCACTCCCGCCGGACTGCTGGCCGTCGACCCCGACGACGGACGGGTCCTGTACCGCGACGGCGGCGCCCATCCGCGCCGGTTCGCCCTCGGACCGCACACCAACGCGCGGGGCGCCGGCGCGTTCACCCGGCCCCGCACGAACAGCCCGTCGTTCCGGCAGAACGACGCCACCGCGCGCGCCGTCCTCGGGCTCCTGCGCGACCTGTCCTGTCGCGCCACCGCCGCCTGA
- a CDS encoding ABC transporter substrate-binding protein, with product MLSRRTLTASVAALALAPLLTACGGDSDAATTTTRTKKVGNINIGPDQNRVRGKKVDEIAALLPAAVRERGTLRLGGSADASPPLGFFATDDKTRIGSEIDIATLVADTLGLKIQQELVSWENLFVGLDSGKFDAVFSNVTVTEERKEKYDFATYRLDNIAFEAKKGSSWQVKGPKDVAGKTVAVSSGTNQEKILVDWSKQAEKAGLKPVTIKYFQKDTDYYLALQSGRIDGYLGPSPAVAYHVASAGQSRIAGTISGGGDLVQGKIAATTKKGSGLVDAYAAALNHVIEDGSYAKVLKRWGLSGEAVPKSEINPKGLPKP from the coding sequence ATGCTGTCCCGCCGCACCCTCACCGCCTCCGTCGCCGCCCTCGCCCTGGCTCCGCTGCTCACCGCCTGCGGAGGTGACAGCGACGCGGCCACCACCACGACCCGGACCAAGAAGGTCGGCAACATCAACATCGGGCCCGACCAGAACCGCGTCCGCGGCAAGAAGGTCGACGAGATCGCCGCGCTGCTGCCGGCGGCCGTCCGTGAGCGCGGCACGCTGCGCCTCGGCGGCAGCGCCGACGCCTCGCCACCGCTCGGCTTCTTCGCCACCGACGACAAGACCCGGATCGGCTCCGAGATCGACATCGCGACCCTCGTCGCCGACACCCTCGGCCTCAAGATCCAGCAGGAGCTGGTGAGTTGGGAGAACCTGTTCGTCGGCCTGGACAGCGGGAAGTTCGACGCCGTCTTCTCCAACGTGACGGTGACCGAGGAGCGCAAGGAGAAGTACGACTTCGCGACGTACCGGCTCGACAACATCGCCTTCGAGGCGAAGAAGGGGTCGAGCTGGCAGGTCAAGGGGCCCAAGGACGTCGCGGGCAAGACCGTCGCCGTCTCCTCCGGCACCAACCAGGAGAAGATCCTCGTCGACTGGAGCAAGCAGGCCGAGAAGGCCGGCCTGAAGCCCGTCACCATCAAGTACTTCCAGAAGGACACGGACTACTACCTCGCCCTCCAGTCGGGGCGCATCGACGGCTACCTGGGCCCGAGTCCCGCCGTCGCCTACCACGTGGCGTCCGCCGGGCAGTCGCGGATCGCCGGCACCATCTCCGGCGGCGGCGACCTGGTCCAGGGCAAGATCGCGGCCACCACGAAGAAGGGCAGCGGGCTCGTCGACGCGTACGCCGCCGCGCTGAACCACGTGATCGAGGACGGGTCGTACGCGAAGGTCCTCAAGCGGTGGGGCCTGTCCGGCGAGGCCGTGCCGAAGTCCGAGATCAACCCCAAGGGCCTGCCCAAGCCGTAA
- a CDS encoding amino acid ABC transporter ATP-binding protein → MSAPAPTPAPAPAMVDIRSVHKSFGAVEVLRGIDLEVRTGEVTVVLGPSGSGKSTLLRTINHLEKVDSGWISVDGSLVGYRRSGDKLYELREREVLKQRTHIGFVFQNFNLFPHLTVLENIIEAPLSALKRPRAQAVETARALLDRVGLGDRADAYPKQLSGGQQQRVAIARALALEPKLLLFDEPTSALDPELVGEVLDVIKDLAHQGTTMIVVTHEIGFAREVADTVVFMDEGRIVEQGAPGDVLDAPREERTKAFLSKVL, encoded by the coding sequence ATGAGCGCCCCCGCTCCCACCCCCGCACCCGCCCCGGCCATGGTCGACATCAGGTCCGTGCACAAGAGCTTCGGCGCGGTCGAGGTGCTGCGCGGCATCGACCTCGAAGTACGCACCGGCGAGGTGACCGTCGTACTCGGCCCGTCCGGCTCCGGCAAGTCCACCCTGCTGCGCACCATCAACCACCTGGAGAAGGTCGACAGCGGCTGGATCAGCGTCGACGGATCGCTCGTCGGCTACCGGCGCTCCGGGGACAAGCTGTACGAGCTGCGCGAGCGCGAGGTACTGAAACAGCGCACCCACATCGGCTTCGTCTTCCAGAACTTCAACCTGTTCCCGCACCTCACGGTCCTGGAGAACATCATCGAGGCGCCGCTGTCCGCGCTCAAGCGGCCGCGTGCGCAGGCCGTCGAGACCGCGCGCGCACTCCTCGACCGGGTCGGGCTCGGCGACCGCGCCGACGCCTACCCCAAGCAGCTGTCGGGCGGCCAGCAGCAGCGCGTCGCCATCGCCCGCGCGCTCGCCCTGGAACCCAAGCTGCTCCTGTTCGACGAGCCGACGTCCGCGCTCGACCCGGAACTCGTCGGTGAGGTCCTCGACGTCATCAAGGACCTCGCCCACCAGGGCACCACGATGATCGTCGTCACGCACGAGATCGGCTTCGCCCGTGAGGTCGCCGACACCGTCGTCTTCATGGACGAGGGCCGCATCGTCGAGCAGGGCGCCCCCGGCGACGTACTCGACGCCCCGCGCGAGGAACGCACGAAGGCCTTCCTGTCGAAGGTCCTCTGA
- a CDS encoding LLM class flavin-dependent oxidoreductase, protein MTSHSGRGLLHLAAAVDLAGTHTAEPYLRLVRLAEHGALDFVTLHDTFGAAGLDSLAVFSRLAPRTSRIGLVPTVTTTHTEPFHVQAAVATLDWVSRGRAGWRPDVSLTDEESALVGRRQQVPPPADLWREAGEVADVARKLWDSWEDDAEIRDVATGRFIDREKLHYVDFEGRDFSVRGPSIVPRPPQGNPVTVVDATRPYAYDVAARYADVALVGVSDPDQLAAVRTGLRRRAAEHGRDPDALRVLAALRIDLRDGESAARPGHGGGPLPTEEGPLYRGGPVDLADLVTDWYRSGAVDGFHLTPVDPRHDLERLVNGTVPLLQHRALFRTFYPGSTLREHLGLARPVSQYATAGDPR, encoded by the coding sequence ATGACCAGCCATTCCGGCCGGGGTCTGCTGCATCTGGCCGCGGCCGTCGACCTCGCCGGCACCCACACCGCCGAGCCCTATCTGCGGCTCGTCCGGCTCGCCGAGCACGGCGCCCTGGACTTCGTCACGCTGCACGACACGTTCGGCGCGGCCGGGCTCGACAGCCTCGCCGTGTTCTCCCGGCTCGCCCCGCGGACGTCCCGGATCGGGCTCGTGCCGACCGTCACCACCACCCACACGGAGCCCTTCCACGTCCAGGCCGCCGTCGCCACTCTCGACTGGGTCAGCCGCGGGCGGGCGGGCTGGCGCCCCGACGTCTCCCTCACCGACGAGGAGTCGGCGCTCGTCGGGCGCAGGCAGCAGGTGCCCCCGCCCGCCGACCTGTGGCGCGAGGCCGGTGAAGTCGCCGATGTCGCGCGGAAGCTGTGGGACAGCTGGGAGGACGACGCCGAGATCAGGGACGTCGCCACCGGCCGGTTCATCGACCGCGAGAAGCTGCACTACGTCGACTTCGAGGGCCGCGACTTCTCCGTGCGCGGGCCCTCCATCGTGCCGCGCCCGCCGCAGGGCAACCCCGTCACCGTCGTCGACGCCACCCGCCCGTACGCGTACGACGTCGCCGCCCGGTACGCCGACGTCGCGCTCGTCGGCGTCAGCGATCCCGATCAACTGGCGGCGGTCCGCACCGGGTTGCGGCGGCGCGCCGCCGAGCACGGTCGCGACCCCGACGCCCTGCGCGTCCTCGCCGCCCTGCGGATCGACCTCCGCGACGGCGAGAGCGCCGCCCGGCCCGGACACGGCGGCGGCCCGCTGCCCACCGAGGAAGGACCGCTGTACCGCGGCGGGCCCGTCGACCTCGCCGACCTCGTCACCGACTGGTACCGCTCCGGTGCCGTCGACGGCTTCCACCTGACGCCCGTCGACCCGCGCCACGACCTGGAGCGTCTGGTCAACGGCACGGTGCCGCTGCTCCAGCACCGCGCCCTGTTCCGCACGTTCTATCCGGGCAGCACCCTCAGGGAGCACCTGGGGCTCGCCCGGCCCGTCAGCCAGTACGCGACCGCGGGGGACCCCCGATGA